A single genomic interval of Musa acuminata AAA Group cultivar baxijiao chromosome BXJ3-4, Cavendish_Baxijiao_AAA, whole genome shotgun sequence harbors:
- the LOC135634609 gene encoding uncharacterized protein LOC135634609 yields MGEDAFGSVAPPVPAFQNFAISSLRLLSILEHPDPNPDIISFRTHQLELDESDVVWSSSSDDLSSDPSLSEAVYDDHDSVDRVTSPSADLPRTPLAASFSPSGHLSRPLAPERCGLSAALSEDNLPLVLQHRSVATATRATRPMAVPEGREAASVVGRVRQHQSAPVNIPVWPRWSKGRKADVLNVVEESEAWESAKEHDEEEEEEMVPPHVIVARSHVTNFSVFEGVGRTLKGRDLRRVRNDVLQKTGFLDV; encoded by the coding sequence ATGGGGGAGGACGCCTTCGGGTCGGTGGCGCCGCCGGTACCCGCCTTTCAAAACTTCGCCATCTCTTCCCTCCGCCTCCTCAGCAtcctcgagcaccccgaccccaaCCCCGACATCATATCCTTCCGCACTCACCAGCTCGAGCTCGACGAGAGCGACGTGGTCTGGTCATCGTCCTCTGACGACCTTTCCTCCGACCCATCCCTCTCCGAAGCCGTCTACGACGACCATGATTCCGTCGATCGCGTCACCTCCCCCTCCGCCGATCTCCCTCGAACCCCGCTCGCGGCCTCCTTTTCCCCCTCCGGCCACCTCAGTCGCCCCCTCGCGCCGGAAAGGTGCGGCCTTTCCGCCGCCTTGTCCGAGGACAACCTTCCCCTGGTGCTTCAGCATCGATCAGTCGCCACAGCGACGAGGGCTACGAGGCCGATGGCAGTGCCGGAAGGAAGGGAGGCGGCTTCAGTGGTCGGGAGGGTGCGCCAGCACCAGTCTGCGCCTGTCAACATCCCGGTGTGGCCGAGGTGGAGTAAGGGGCGGAAAGCTGACGTCTTGAACGTGGTGGAGGAATCGGAAGCATGGGAGAGCGCGAAGGAacacgacgaggaggaggaggaggagatggtgccTCCGCACGTTATCGTGGCGAGGTCGCACGTGACGAATTTCTCGGTGTTCGAGGGCGTAGGGAGGACGCTTAAAGGAAGGGATCTCCGGCGAGTGAGAAACGACGTGCTGCAGAAGACGGGCTTCCTCGACGTGTAG